Genomic segment of Egibacteraceae bacterium:
CAAGGACCACCCGGCGCTGGTGGTCAAGGGCGGGATCCTCGACGGGCGGCTGCTCGACGCCACCGAGACCATGCAGCTCGCCGACCTGGAGTCGCGCGAGGAGCTGCTCAGCAAGCTCGCGGGCATGTTCATGACCATCATCGCCCAGCCCGCGCGCCTCGCGCAGGCCAACCTGACCAAGGCGGCACGCCTGTTCGCGGCCCTGGCCGAGAAGAAGACCACCGACGAGTCGTAGCAACCCTCGCGCACAAGGAGACCCACCATGGCGAAGATCAGCCCCGACGACCTCCTCGAGACGTTCAAGGAGATGACCCTGCTCGAGCTCAGCGACTTCGTGAAGAAGTTCGAGGAGGAGTTCGACGTCACCGCCGCAGCACCCGTGGCTGCCGCTGCCGCAGGCGGCGGCGCCCCGGCGGTCGCGGAGGCGGAGGAGGAGCAGTCCGAGTTCGACGTCGTCCTCAACTCCGCGGGCGAGAAGAAGATCCAGGTCATCAAGGAGGTGCGCGCC
This window contains:
- the rplL gene encoding 50S ribosomal protein L7/L12, which gives rise to MAKISPDDLLETFKEMTLLELSDFVKKFEEEFDVTAAAPVAAAAAGGGAPAVAEAEEEQSEFDVVLNSAGEKKIQVIKEVRALTSLGLKEAKDLVDGAPKPVLQGVDKETADKAKEALEGAGGSVEIS